In a single window of the Coffea eugenioides isolate CCC68of chromosome 3, Ceug_1.0, whole genome shotgun sequence genome:
- the LOC113766217 gene encoding MDIS1-interacting receptor like kinase 2-like: MNASKRELSALLTWKTSLDNKSQAILSSWNSDTPCKWDGIGCNKARNIVQINLTHFGLKGTLHDLNFSAMPHLIGIYLSNNSLYGTIPSNMCFLSRLEFLDLSSNAFYGTLPLEIGQLTNLQYLDMHSNHINGSIPREIGKLRSLVQISLRGNDLSGSIPVSVKNLVNLERLYLYENRLSGSIPKEIGMLTSLREIALQKNNLTNVIPESLGNLRNLALLYLSENNLSGHIPSSLGNLTKLNILWLSRNQLSGSITSELGELKSLVELTLYANELTGTIPSAISNITYLKRLYLSRNHLTGQLPENICASNVPPEIGKLSQLQILSLSGNDLSGPIPEQIGECAQLRKLDLSQNVLTGSIPSEIGNLNVLETLDLSQNMLFAFCGYIIQPIGGPSPQHKCISKVDALRNNKALCGNVVGLNSCNSSLRNKANKSKTERIIVLIVLPVLATIFLLMISIGIFLIIRPRTRSTAQPGSSTLPENLFAIWSFDGKFAYENIIEATENFHPNHCIGEGGCGSVFRAQLPNGQVFAVKRLHATESGVSGTAKGFENEIRALTEIRHRSIVKLHGYCSHPRHSFLVYEFFEGGSLLHTLSEDEKAMEFEWIKRINAVKDVANALSYMHHNCSPPIVHRDISSKNILLNSDYEAHISDFGTAKLLRPNSSNWSSFAGTYGYAPPELAYTMEVTEKCDVYSFGVVALEVMMGKHPGDLISSLEISSSSSASNNMMLQDVLDPRLPLPVQQELGQVVLVAKLALSCINSNPKLRLSMQEVCRKFVVQDTFWIV, encoded by the exons ATGAATGCTTCTAAAAGAGAGCTCAGCGCCCTTTTAACATGGAAAACCAGTCTTGATAACAAAAGCCAAGCAATCTTGTCATCCTGGAATTCAGACACTCCATGCAAGTGGGATGGAATTGGATGCAACAAGGCCAGAAACATCGTGCAAATTAACCTCACACATTTTGGTTTAAAAGGTACACTTCATGATCTAAATTTCTCAGCCATGCCTCATCTCATTGGCATCTACCTTTCTAACAATTCACTTTATGGTACCATTCCATCAAACATGTGTTTCCTTTCTCGACTCGAATTTCTTGATCTTTCCAGCAATGCTTTCTATGGAACACTTCCACTTGAAATAGGTCAGCTGACAAATCTTCAATACCTTGATATGCATAGCAACCATATCAATGGATCCATCCCTCGAGAGATTGGGAAATTAAGATCCCTTGTTCAAATCTCATTGCGGGGTAATGATCTTAGTGGTTCCATCCCTGTTTCTGTCAAGAATTTGGTTAACTTGGAACGCTTGTATCTTTACGAGAACAGGCTTTCGGGTTCCATCCCAAAAGAGATCGGCATGTTAACCTCTCTCCGAGAGATTGCCTTGCAAAAGAACAATCTGACCAACGTAATTCCAGAATCCCTTGggaatttgagaaatttagCCCTTTTGTATCTTTCGGAAAACAATCTATCAGGCCACATTCCTTCTTCACTGGGAAACTTGACTAAACTAAATATTTTGTGGCTGAGTAGAAATCAACTATCTGGCTCCATCACATCTGAATTAGGAGAACTCAAGTCCTTAGTTGAGTTGACATTGTATGCAAATGAGCTCACTGGCACCATTCCATCAGCAATTAGTAACATTACATACTTGAAAAGGCTGTACCTGAGCAGAAACCATCTCACTGGCCAGTTGCCGGAAAACATTTGCGCCA GTAATGTACCACCAGAAATAGGCAAGTTGTCCCAACTCCAAATTCTGAGTTTGTCTGGAAATGATCTTAGCGGTCCGATTCCAGAACAAATAGGAGAGTGTGCACAATTACGGAAGTTGGACTTGAGCCAAAATGTACTCACTGGAAGTATTCCTTCTGAAATAGGAAACTTGAATGTATTGGAGACTCTTGATCTGAGCCAAAATATGTTG TTTGCTTTCTGTGGATATATCATACAACCAATTGGAGGGCCCTCTCCCCAACATAAGTGCATTTCAAAAGTTGATGCTTTGAGAAATAATAAAGCTCTGTGTGGCAATGTTGTTGGCTTGAATTCCTGCAACTCATCGTTGAGAAATAAGGCTAACAAAAGCAAAACAGAAAGAATCATTGTTCTAATTGTTCTTCCTGTTTTAGCAACCATATTTCTTCTAATGATCAGTATTGGGATTTTCTTGATTATACGACCACGTACAAGAAGTACTGCTCAGCCTGGAAGTTCTACATTACCTGAAAACTTGTTTGCCATTTGGAGCTTTGATGGGAAGTTCGCCTATGAAAACATCATCGAAGCAACCGAGAATTTTCACCCAAACCATTGCATTGGAGAGGGAGGATGTGGAAGTGTTTTTCGAGCTCAATTGCCTAATGGTCAAGTCTTTGCTGTGAAGAGACTTCATGCAACAGAAAGTGGAGTATCAGGCACTGCAAAAggatttgaaaatgaaattcGAGCACTGACAGAAATACGACATCGCAGTATTGTGAAACTTCATGGATATTGTTCACATCCACGCCACTCTTTCTTGGTTTATGAATTCTTCGAGGGAGGAAGCTTGCTGCACACACTAAGTGAAGATGAAAAAGCAATGGAGTTTGAGTGGATCAAGAGGATAAATGCTGTGAAAGATGTTGCAAATGCATTGTCTTATATGCATCATAATTGTTCACCTCCTATAGTTCATAGAGATATATCAAGCAAGAATATCTTGTTGAACTCTGATTATGAGGCTCATATATCTGATTTTGGGACTGCAAAGCTTTTAAGGCCAAACTCATCTAATTGGTCTTCATTTGCTGGAACTTATGGATATGCTCCTCCAG AACTTGCTTACACTATGGAAGTAACTGAAAAATGTGATGTTTATAGCTTTGGAGTGGTAGCTTTAGAAGTGATGATGGGGAAGCATCCTGGTGACCTCATTTCCTCATTAGAaatttcatcatcatcatcagctTCCAACAACATGATGTTGCAAGATGTTTTGGACCCAAGATTACCACTTCCTGTTCAGCAAGAACTAGGCCAAGTGGTCTTGGTTGCTAAACTAGCACTATCATGCATAAACTCCAATCCTAAATTAAGGTTGTCCATGCAGGAAGTC TGCAGAAAATTTGTAGTACAAGATACGTTTTGGATTGTTTAA